A region of Granulicella aggregans DNA encodes the following proteins:
- a CDS encoding ABC transporter permease, translating into MRTPQIVFAVFLVGLFSACALLSPIIARIDPAHIDLTHRLLSPGLPHWFGTDELGRDIFARTVYGARISMVVALAVVSLSAAVGLILGAVSGFYGGWIDTVLNIYLTNAFLALPGILLAIAFVAFLGPGLLNLVLALALSGWVAYARLVRAQVMAASRLEFVEAARALGASDLRLLCRHILPNILQPLIVQAAVGMASAVLAEATLSFLGLGLPPPAASWGAMLNDARSHLFDAPYILFFPAMAVMLCVLSFNFIGDALGTMADPRSTN; encoded by the coding sequence TTGCGGACGCCCCAGATTGTCTTCGCCGTCTTCCTCGTCGGCCTATTTTCAGCTTGCGCCTTACTCTCGCCCATCATCGCCCGGATCGATCCCGCTCACATCGACCTCACCCATCGCCTGCTGTCTCCCGGATTACCCCATTGGTTTGGCACCGACGAGCTCGGTCGAGACATCTTCGCCCGCACCGTCTATGGGGCCCGCATCTCCATGGTCGTCGCGCTGGCCGTCGTCTCTCTTTCCGCCGCCGTCGGTCTGATTCTCGGCGCCGTCTCCGGCTTCTACGGCGGCTGGATTGACACCGTCCTCAACATCTACCTCACCAACGCCTTCCTCGCGCTCCCCGGCATCCTGCTCGCAATCGCCTTCGTCGCCTTCCTCGGACCCGGCCTTCTCAACCTCGTCCTTGCCCTCGCTCTCTCCGGATGGGTCGCCTACGCCCGCCTCGTCCGCGCCCAGGTCATGGCCGCCAGCCGTCTTGAGTTCGTCGAAGCCGCCCGCGCCCTGGGAGCCTCCGACCTCCGCTTGCTCTGCCGCCACATCCTCCCCAACATCCTTCAGCCGCTCATCGTCCAGGCCGCCGTAGGAATGGCCTCCGCCGTCCTCGCCGAAGCAACTCTCAGCTTCCTCGGCCTCGGACTTCCGCCACCGGCAGCAAGCTGGGGGGCGATGCTGAACGATGCCCGCTCCCACCTCTTCGACGCTCCTTACATCCTCTTCTTCCCGGCCATGGCCGTTATGCTCTGCGTGCTCTCCTTCAACTTCATCGGCGACGCCCTAGGTACCATGGCCGACCCGAGATCAACCAACTAA
- a CDS encoding ABC transporter permease — protein MRARQLWVPLRRVVVTLPVIWVVVSVVFLLIHIVPGDPIVQMLGEGATATDVSALRHAYHFDDPLHVQYLNYWGGLLHGDLGQSLRLHDSVLHLVLQRYPYTLALTLAALLMGVLVAVPAGVWSAVHRGLWQDKVLGVVSLGGLSFPNFALGPILVLVFSIWLGWLPVSGAGTGEVGEFLLHLLLPALTLALGLAAILTRMVRAAMLEELGQDYIRTARAKGLTERQVVYGHALRNALIPVLTVIGLQFGSLLAGAIVTETIFSWPGIGRLTLSAISNRDYALVQGCILAVGLTYVGVNLLTDVAYAVVNPRMR, from the coding sequence GTGAGGGCTCGGCAACTTTGGGTGCCGCTGCGGCGGGTGGTGGTGACTCTTCCTGTTATCTGGGTGGTGGTGTCGGTGGTGTTCCTTCTTATCCACATCGTTCCCGGGGACCCTATCGTCCAGATGCTGGGCGAGGGAGCTACGGCGACCGATGTGTCGGCGCTGCGGCATGCGTATCACTTCGATGATCCTCTGCATGTGCAGTATCTGAACTACTGGGGCGGTCTGCTGCATGGCGATCTGGGGCAGTCTCTGCGGTTGCATGATTCTGTGCTGCATCTGGTGCTGCAGCGGTATCCGTACACGCTGGCGCTGACGCTGGCGGCGCTACTTATGGGGGTGCTGGTTGCGGTGCCCGCGGGAGTGTGGTCGGCGGTGCATCGCGGGCTGTGGCAGGACAAGGTGCTTGGCGTGGTGAGCCTTGGGGGGCTCTCGTTTCCGAACTTTGCGCTGGGGCCGATTCTGGTTCTGGTCTTTTCGATCTGGCTGGGGTGGCTGCCGGTCTCGGGTGCCGGGACCGGCGAGGTGGGAGAGTTTCTGCTGCACCTGCTGCTGCCAGCGCTGACGCTGGCGCTGGGGCTGGCGGCGATTCTGACGCGGATGGTGCGGGCGGCGATGCTCGAAGAGCTGGGGCAGGACTACATCCGGACGGCGCGGGCGAAGGGCCTGACCGAGCGGCAGGTGGTCTATGGGCATGCGCTGCGGAATGCGTTGATCCCAGTGTTGACGGTGATCGGGCTGCAGTTCGGGAGCCTGCTGGCGGGGGCGATTGTGACCGAGACGATCTTCAGTTGGCCGGGGATTGGGAGGCTGACGCTGTCGGCGATCTCGAACAGGGACTATGCGCTGGTGCAGGGATGCATCCTGGCGGTGGGGCTGACTTATGTGGGAGTGAATCTGCTGACGGATGTGGCTTATGCGGTGGTGAATCCGAGGATGCGGTAA
- the modA gene encoding molybdate ABC transporter substrate-binding protein, with translation MRNRSAYLVAVCAAAVLCFAANSANAQAKEIRVAAAADLQSALPAIAQRYEARTGVKLVVSYGSSGTLATQILNGAPFDLFLGADYVFPEKIVAANLADSKDAIPYAKGSLVLWARKDSPLQPLHLEALSDPRVQKIAIADELRAPYGRAAVSALTKLKLYDQLKPKLVVAENVAQASQFVQSGNAQLGLISLTTAMSTTFKDQGTYVLVPNIYPEIRQCAVVISKSDRRTEAHAFLDWLRSSEIQAELPKLGLDPVQ, from the coding sequence ATGCGCAATCGTTCCGCGTATCTCGTCGCCGTCTGCGCTGCAGCCGTGCTCTGCTTCGCAGCCAACTCCGCCAACGCCCAGGCTAAAGAGATCCGCGTCGCCGCCGCCGCCGACCTTCAATCCGCGCTACCGGCCATCGCCCAGCGCTACGAGGCCAGGACCGGCGTGAAGCTCGTCGTCAGCTACGGATCATCTGGAACTCTGGCGACTCAGATCCTCAACGGCGCCCCCTTCGACCTCTTCCTCGGTGCCGACTACGTCTTCCCCGAAAAGATCGTCGCCGCCAACCTCGCCGACTCGAAGGACGCCATTCCCTACGCCAAGGGATCGCTGGTCCTCTGGGCGCGCAAGGACAGCCCCCTCCAGCCTTTGCACCTCGAAGCCCTCTCCGACCCACGCGTCCAGAAGATCGCGATCGCCGACGAGCTCCGCGCTCCCTATGGCCGCGCGGCCGTTTCCGCCCTTACCAAGCTCAAGCTCTACGACCAGCTCAAGCCCAAACTCGTCGTCGCGGAGAACGTCGCCCAGGCCAGCCAGTTCGTCCAGTCCGGCAACGCCCAGCTCGGCTTGATCTCGCTCACCACGGCGATGTCGACCACCTTCAAGGACCAAGGCACCTACGTCCTCGTCCCCAACATCTATCCCGAGATCCGCCAGTGCGCCGTCGTCATCTCCAAATCCGACCGCCGCACCGAAGCCCACGCCTTCCTCGACTGGCTCCGATCCTCCGAGATCCAGGCCGAACTCCCCAAGCTAGGCCTCGACCCCGTCCAGTAG
- the thrC gene encoding threonine synthase, whose translation MVYPWSATPSASSGGSALPPNPNALRWLWQERRTSTLSIDQSGVWRFRDLFPIVKDFERVVTLREGNTPLYEMPRCGAIAGIDWLLAKHQGMNPTGSFKDTGMTAAISVAAERGFEWVACASTGNTSAAMAAYAARAGLRSIVFIPEGKIAWGKLSQSMDYGALTIQLKTDFDGCVKVLTELVKKFPIYLLNSVNPYRLEGQKTPAFEMVEQLEWQVPEHVIVPGGNLANGAALGKGFAEMKQLGLISRVPKISVIQAAGANPLYRAMQANGGDSLEPVVAETRASAIRIGNPASWKKTVEVLRTTGGWVEQATEQEIALSKAQIGAEGIGCEPASAVTLAGLKKLVAQGKITREERVVIVLTGHTLKDSEYTIKYHRGELLTAEETSGATAAEREEHAGLRKPPVVLDADLDVVLRELEAQMAGSRVAETV comes from the coding sequence GTGGTGTATCCCTGGAGCGCAACGCCTTCGGCGAGCTCGGGCGGATCCGCGCTGCCTCCTAACCCTAATGCTCTGCGGTGGCTGTGGCAGGAGCGGCGGACGTCTACGCTCTCGATCGACCAGAGCGGTGTGTGGCGGTTCCGCGACCTGTTCCCGATCGTGAAGGACTTTGAGCGCGTGGTGACGCTGCGCGAGGGCAACACGCCGCTGTACGAGATGCCGCGTTGTGGCGCGATTGCCGGAATCGACTGGCTGCTGGCGAAGCACCAGGGGATGAATCCGACGGGGTCGTTCAAGGACACCGGGATGACGGCGGCGATCTCGGTGGCGGCGGAGCGTGGGTTCGAGTGGGTCGCATGCGCTTCGACTGGCAATACCTCTGCTGCGATGGCGGCTTATGCGGCGCGGGCGGGGCTGCGGAGCATCGTTTTTATCCCTGAGGGCAAGATTGCGTGGGGCAAGCTGTCGCAGTCGATGGACTATGGCGCGCTGACGATCCAGCTGAAGACGGACTTTGACGGCTGCGTCAAGGTTCTGACGGAGTTAGTGAAGAAGTTTCCGATTTATCTGTTGAACTCGGTGAACCCGTACCGGCTGGAGGGGCAAAAGACTCCTGCGTTCGAGATGGTGGAGCAGTTGGAGTGGCAGGTTCCGGAGCACGTGATTGTGCCGGGCGGCAACCTTGCGAATGGCGCTGCCCTGGGCAAGGGGTTCGCGGAGATGAAGCAGCTTGGTTTGATCTCGCGGGTGCCGAAGATCAGCGTTATCCAGGCGGCGGGGGCTAATCCTCTCTATCGCGCGATGCAGGCGAATGGTGGCGATAGCCTTGAGCCGGTGGTGGCGGAGACGCGGGCTTCGGCGATCAGGATCGGCAATCCGGCTTCTTGGAAGAAGACGGTTGAGGTGCTGCGGACTACCGGGGGATGGGTGGAGCAGGCGACCGAGCAGGAGATTGCGCTGTCCAAGGCGCAGATTGGCGCCGAGGGGATTGGCTGCGAGCCGGCCTCGGCGGTGACGCTGGCTGGGCTGAAGAAGCTGGTGGCGCAGGGCAAGATCACGCGTGAGGAGCGGGTGGTGATTGTGCTGACGGGGCACACGCTAAAGGACTCCGAGTACACGATCAAATATCATCGCGGCGAGTTGCTGACGGCGGAAGAGACGTCCGGAGCAACAGCGGCGGAGCGTGAGGAACATGCCGGGCTGCGGAAGCCGCCGGTGGTGCTCGATGCGGATCTGGATGTGGTGCTGCGGGAGCTTGAGGCACAGATGGCGGGTTCGCGCGTGGCAGAGACGGTATGA
- the arr gene encoding NAD(+)--rifampin ADP-ribosyltransferase translates to MSATDSRFRQQFFHGTHADLHHGDLIAVGYTSNFAEDTVLSWVYCTSTLDAAIWGAELSAGDGPGRIYVVEPTGPVVDDPNLTDKKYPGNPTLSYRSRDPLRVVGEVTKWQGHPPEQVQKMRSGLHSLKTQRAAIID, encoded by the coding sequence ATGTCGGCAACGGATAGCAGGTTTCGTCAACAGTTCTTTCACGGTACCCACGCAGATCTCCATCACGGCGATCTGATCGCAGTCGGCTACACGTCCAACTTCGCCGAAGACACGGTTCTCTCCTGGGTGTATTGCACAAGCACGCTCGACGCAGCCATCTGGGGCGCTGAACTCTCCGCAGGCGACGGCCCGGGAAGAATCTATGTGGTCGAGCCGACCGGTCCAGTCGTCGACGACCCCAACCTCACCGACAAGAAGTATCCTGGCAACCCGACTCTCTCCTACCGCTCCCGCGATCCGTTGCGCGTCGTTGGAGAGGTCACAAAGTGGCAGGGACACCCACCCGAGCAGGTTCAAAAGATGAGGTCCGGCCTTCACTCATTGAAAACCCAGCGCGCCGCGATCATCGATTAG
- a CDS encoding hemolysin family protein, whose translation MLEWTLFRAMLVAFFILANSFFVAAEFALVSVRETRIQALLAQGRPGARTALHLKKSIDEFLPAVQFGVTLASLALGWMGEPAIAEVILRVWTGMRWMTDGHTMIYVHIAATAIAFAIITYFEVLLGELVPKSLALQRAERIALAVAGPMDVFIRMTRPAVKVMNGSAALVLKLFRAPLHGEGAVHSPEELKLIATATRRMGLLPEFQEEIIHRAIELNHVTVREIMTPRGKIFSLPADMPVEQASARIVDEQHSRVPVYDPAGGPEQIIGVLYSKDISRLMHFRSVSLGLGGTGNSGLTVRQVMREVVVVPETKLAVELLQEFQERRRQIAIVVDEFGSTVGLVTAEDALEQIVGELEDEFDIASRTALFSSTGVMSLDGSTSLRDLRTQLRWEFPREAGVETLAGFMLAHLGHIPKNGESLEFECRRYIVAEMAGHRISRVRVEDLTLNGATPAAELAAR comes from the coding sequence ATGCTTGAGTGGACTCTTTTTCGCGCGATGCTGGTGGCCTTCTTCATTCTGGCTAACAGCTTCTTTGTGGCTGCAGAGTTTGCGCTGGTAAGCGTGCGGGAGACGCGCATTCAGGCATTGCTGGCGCAGGGAAGGCCGGGAGCGCGGACGGCGCTGCATCTGAAGAAGTCGATCGACGAGTTTCTGCCGGCGGTGCAGTTTGGGGTGACGCTGGCGAGTCTGGCGCTGGGGTGGATGGGAGAGCCGGCGATCGCCGAGGTGATCCTGCGCGTGTGGACGGGGATGAGGTGGATGACGGACGGGCACACCATGATCTACGTCCATATTGCTGCGACGGCGATTGCGTTTGCGATTATCACGTACTTCGAGGTGCTGCTGGGTGAGCTGGTGCCGAAGTCGCTGGCGCTGCAGCGGGCGGAGCGGATTGCGCTGGCGGTCGCGGGGCCGATGGATGTCTTTATCCGCATGACGCGGCCGGCGGTGAAGGTGATGAACGGGTCGGCGGCATTGGTGCTCAAGCTGTTCCGGGCTCCGCTGCATGGCGAGGGAGCGGTGCACTCGCCGGAGGAGCTGAAGCTGATTGCGACGGCGACGCGGCGGATGGGCCTGCTGCCGGAGTTTCAGGAAGAGATCATTCATCGTGCGATCGAACTGAATCATGTGACGGTGCGCGAGATTATGACTCCGAGGGGGAAGATCTTCTCGCTGCCGGCAGACATGCCGGTGGAGCAGGCGAGCGCGCGGATCGTCGATGAGCAGCACTCGCGGGTGCCGGTGTATGACCCGGCGGGAGGACCGGAGCAGATCATCGGGGTGCTGTATTCGAAGGACATCTCGCGGCTGATGCACTTCCGGAGCGTCTCGCTGGGGCTGGGAGGGACGGGGAACTCCGGGCTGACGGTGCGGCAGGTGATGCGCGAGGTGGTGGTGGTGCCGGAGACCAAGCTGGCGGTGGAGCTACTACAAGAGTTTCAAGAGCGGCGGCGGCAGATCGCCATCGTGGTGGATGAGTTTGGATCGACGGTGGGCTTGGTGACGGCTGAGGACGCGCTGGAACAGATTGTCGGCGAGCTTGAAGATGAGTTCGACATCGCCAGCCGGACGGCGCTGTTCAGCAGCACTGGGGTGATGTCGCTCGATGGGTCGACGAGCCTCAGAGACCTGAGAACTCAGCTTCGTTGGGAGTTTCCACGTGAGGCGGGAGTGGAGACGCTGGCAGGGTTCATGCTGGCGCATTTGGGGCACATTCCGAAGAACGGCGAGAGCCTGGAGTTCGAATGCCGCCGGTACATCGTGGCGGAGATGGCTGGGCACCGGATCAGCCGGGTTCGGGTTGAGGACTTGACGCTGAACGGGGCGACACCAGCCGCGGAGTTGGCGGCGCGGTGA
- the thrB gene encoding homoserine kinase: MTEAVLTASGRPGSIFLKLPATSANLGPGFDALGLAMSFYLTIDAALAPEGRSAIEATGRDAALCGAVEGNLILDTYASVVRAAGRVPIALHLRLHNEIPLGMGCGSSAAALLAGVLLANHFGDLGMTGYEAMEEACRREGHPDNVAACWLGGMTTSAPKLPGNGREFVAASFAAPREWGLMLAIPSAGLATTKARALLPEAYAKADAVLNVQHAALIVAAFALGRGDLLRTAMTDRMHQPYRMEACPLLPLLLPLAGTPGVLGVSLSGAGPSVLVIHERAARAEVRSAIAEAAGQVELIEANTSQGTTFSVT; encoded by the coding sequence ATGACCGAGGCGGTTTTGACGGCTTCGGGACGACCGGGATCGATCTTTTTGAAGCTGCCAGCGACTTCGGCGAACCTTGGGCCGGGATTTGACGCGCTGGGGCTGGCGATGTCGTTTTATTTGACGATCGACGCTGCTCTTGCCCCCGAGGGGCGGTCTGCGATCGAGGCGACGGGGCGGGATGCGGCGCTTTGCGGCGCGGTCGAAGGCAATCTGATCCTCGATACGTACGCGAGTGTGGTCAGAGCTGCCGGGCGAGTTCCGATTGCGCTTCATTTACGGTTGCACAACGAGATTCCCCTGGGCATGGGTTGCGGGTCCAGCGCGGCTGCCTTGCTTGCTGGCGTGCTTCTGGCTAACCATTTTGGCGATCTTGGTATGACAGGTTACGAGGCGATGGAGGAGGCGTGCCGTCGCGAAGGTCATCCAGACAACGTAGCCGCGTGTTGGTTGGGAGGTATGACAACTTCTGCCCCGAAGCTTCCCGGAAACGGGCGAGAATTCGTCGCGGCGAGCTTTGCCGCGCCTCGGGAGTGGGGGCTGATGCTGGCGATTCCGAGCGCGGGACTGGCAACAACCAAGGCACGGGCTCTTCTCCCTGAAGCGTACGCGAAGGCGGATGCGGTTTTGAATGTGCAACATGCGGCGCTGATTGTGGCGGCGTTCGCGCTCGGAAGAGGCGATCTGCTGCGGACGGCGATGACGGACCGGATGCATCAACCCTACCGGATGGAGGCCTGCCCGTTGCTCCCACTGCTGCTTCCGCTGGCTGGAACGCCGGGAGTACTCGGGGTTTCGCTTAGTGGGGCAGGGCCGTCGGTTCTGGTGATCCACGAGCGGGCGGCGAGGGCTGAGGTTCGGTCGGCGATCGCCGAAGCGGCGGGGCAAGTCGAGTTGATTGAGGCAAATACCTCGCAAGGTACTACTTTTTCGGTTACGTAA
- the trxA gene encoding thioredoxin — protein sequence MAGQFVTEVNDSSFEKEVLQSSQPVMVDFWAAWCGPCRALAPVVDEVATQYNGQIKVMKMDVDSNTSTPMRYGIRGIPALLIFKDGKVADQIVGFVPKDTIDKSITKVLA from the coding sequence ATGGCAGGTCAGTTTGTAACCGAAGTAAACGATTCATCGTTTGAAAAAGAGGTTCTTCAGTCTTCTCAGCCTGTCATGGTTGATTTCTGGGCAGCGTGGTGCGGTCCTTGTCGCGCGCTTGCGCCGGTTGTGGATGAGGTTGCAACTCAGTACAACGGCCAGATCAAGGTCATGAAGATGGATGTCGACAGCAACACGTCAACTCCGATGCGTTATGGGATTCGCGGTATTCCCGCGTTGCTGATCTTCAAGGACGGCAAGGTTGCGGATCAGATCGTTGGATTCGTGCCCAAGGATACGATCGACAAGTCGATCACCAAGGTTCTCGCGTAA
- a CDS encoding metallophosphoesterase family protein, translating to MPESPRSAAEQPFLLGVISDTHGLLRPEALTALAPAQHILHAGDVGNIEILEALSAIAPVTAIRGNVDIHGPCAELPETEIVEVDGRLFYLVHSIRDLDVSPTAMGIAAVISGHSHNPSIETRNNVLYLNPGSAGPRRFQLPVTVALITITPTTLDPRIIPIL from the coding sequence TTGCCTGAGTCTCCTCGCTCCGCTGCCGAACAGCCCTTCCTGCTCGGCGTCATCAGCGACACCCACGGCCTCCTCCGTCCGGAGGCCCTGACCGCGCTCGCCCCCGCACAACACATCCTCCACGCCGGTGACGTCGGCAACATCGAGATCCTCGAGGCTCTTAGCGCTATCGCCCCGGTGACCGCCATCCGCGGCAACGTCGACATCCACGGCCCCTGCGCCGAACTCCCCGAGACCGAGATCGTAGAAGTAGACGGCCGGCTCTTCTACCTTGTCCACTCTATTCGCGATCTCGACGTCAGCCCTACCGCCATGGGCATCGCCGCCGTCATCTCCGGCCACTCCCACAATCCGTCCATCGAAACCCGCAACAATGTCCTCTATCTCAACCCCGGCAGCGCCGGCCCCCGCCGCTTCCAACTCCCCGTGACCGTAGCCCTCATCACGATTACCCCCACCACGCTCGACCCAAGAATCATCCCCATCCTTTGA
- a CDS encoding glycosyltransferase WbuB, with protein sequence MRILIYGLNYAPELTGVGKYTGEMASWLASQGHEVRVVTAPPYYPAWRVSAEYRRLFYRVERAERPGEPRVYRCPLWVPARPSGVTRLIHLCSFALSSIPVMALQTLWKPEVVFAVEPTFFAAPVALMSAAVTGAESWLHVQDFEVDAAFSLGMLPRGGALHKIAKGLESFFTSGFSRVSTISDKMVDRMASRGVGPGKAILFPNWGDVETVRPAQPGAANHFRKVLSLEGKIVLLYSGNMGAKQGLEVLAPLAESFAHDSRVHFVFCGDGAFRPHLEKLVARRKNVTMLPLQSTDRLNDLLNAADIHLLPQSKGAADLVMPSKLNGILSSGRPVIATADEGTQLARVVEGRGLLVPASDAAALYAAARQLIESPELRMRLGMAAREYAVKNLSKEHVLRRFEKDMITLVFPPEKTEDIQLAQSYRG encoded by the coding sequence TTGAGAATCCTGATCTATGGTTTGAACTACGCACCTGAGCTGACTGGCGTGGGGAAATACACCGGTGAGATGGCGTCGTGGCTGGCGTCTCAGGGGCATGAAGTGCGCGTCGTTACGGCACCGCCGTACTACCCTGCCTGGCGGGTCTCAGCCGAGTACCGGCGGCTCTTCTATCGGGTAGAGCGCGCCGAACGCCCCGGGGAGCCTCGGGTCTACCGCTGCCCGCTGTGGGTGCCGGCGCGGCCTAGCGGAGTGACGCGGCTGATCCACCTATGCTCGTTCGCCTTAAGCAGTATTCCGGTGATGGCCTTGCAGACGTTGTGGAAACCGGAGGTTGTCTTCGCCGTGGAGCCGACGTTCTTCGCGGCGCCGGTAGCTTTGATGTCCGCGGCGGTGACTGGAGCGGAGTCCTGGCTGCATGTGCAGGACTTCGAAGTAGACGCAGCGTTCAGCCTGGGCATGCTGCCTCGCGGAGGGGCGCTTCACAAGATTGCCAAGGGGCTGGAGAGTTTCTTTACCAGCGGCTTCTCGCGGGTTTCGACGATCTCGGACAAGATGGTCGACCGCATGGCCAGTCGCGGAGTCGGTCCCGGCAAGGCCATTCTGTTTCCCAACTGGGGCGATGTCGAGACTGTGCGGCCAGCGCAGCCTGGGGCGGCAAACCACTTCAGGAAAGTTCTATCGCTGGAAGGGAAGATCGTTCTGCTGTACTCCGGCAACATGGGAGCGAAGCAGGGCCTTGAAGTCTTGGCACCGCTTGCGGAGTCGTTCGCGCATGACTCGCGAGTACACTTTGTCTTCTGCGGCGATGGGGCGTTTCGGCCGCATCTGGAAAAACTGGTGGCGCGGCGCAAGAATGTGACCATGCTGCCGCTCCAGAGTACGGACCGCCTGAATGATCTGCTGAACGCCGCCGACATCCACCTGCTGCCACAGAGCAAGGGAGCTGCCGATCTCGTCATGCCGTCGAAGCTGAACGGAATCCTTTCGAGCGGAAGGCCGGTGATCGCTACCGCGGATGAGGGAACGCAACTCGCCAGGGTGGTCGAGGGTCGCGGATTGCTGGTTCCAGCCTCAGACGCTGCCGCCCTTTATGCGGCTGCCCGCCAACTGATCGAGAGTCCGGAGTTGCGCATGCGGTTGGGAATGGCGGCGCGGGAGTATGCGGTCAAGAATCTGAGTAAGGAACACGTCCTGCGGCGTTTTGAGAAGGACATGATCACGCTGGTGTTTCCGCCCGAGAAGACCGAGGACATCCAGCTGGCGCAGAGCTATCGCGGCTAG
- a CDS encoding ATP-binding cassette domain-containing protein: protein MPDPRPHLSCEIRHRLGTLNLDVAFELSQPWTVLFGPSGSGKSTILRAIAGLARPHHAKIALHHNGNAQTISDTSAGVFLPPHKRRVRWAAQHAALFPHMTVRENLRYATETRDADSDRAADLALERFHLKKFADSRPATLSGGEQQRVSVARAAIAANGRLLLLDEPFTGLDTPLRDALLTDLQEWLALSKTLVLSVTHDIAEAFQLNAEVLKLHEGRILQQGPAAEVLAEERLRLLAQLS, encoded by the coding sequence TTGCCTGATCCCCGCCCCCACCTCTCCTGCGAGATCCGGCACCGTCTCGGCACCCTCAATCTGGATGTCGCCTTCGAACTCAGCCAGCCTTGGACCGTCCTCTTCGGTCCCTCGGGTAGCGGGAAGAGCACCATCCTCCGCGCCATCGCCGGCCTCGCCAGGCCACACCACGCCAAGATCGCCCTGCATCACAACGGCAACGCTCAAACCATTTCCGACACCAGCGCTGGCGTCTTCCTGCCACCCCACAAACGCCGAGTGCGTTGGGCTGCCCAGCACGCCGCGCTCTTCCCCCACATGACCGTCCGTGAAAACCTACGGTATGCCACCGAGACAAGAGACGCTGACTCGGATCGAGCGGCAGACCTTGCGCTCGAACGCTTTCATTTAAAGAAGTTCGCGGACAGCAGACCAGCAACCCTTTCTGGTGGCGAACAACAAAGAGTCTCCGTAGCCCGCGCCGCTATCGCCGCCAACGGTCGCCTGTTGCTCCTGGACGAACCCTTCACCGGCCTCGACACCCCGCTCCGCGATGCTCTCCTCACCGACCTGCAAGAGTGGCTGGCCCTCTCGAAGACGCTCGTCCTCTCGGTAACCCACGACATCGCTGAAGCCTTCCAGCTCAACGCTGAAGTCCTCAAGCTCCACGAAGGCCGCATCCTCCAGCAGGGTCCCGCTGCTGAGGTTCTGGCCGAAGAGCGCTTACGCCTTCTTGCGCAGCTCAGCTAA
- the modB gene encoding molybdate ABC transporter permease subunit has translation MSENSREARTAVPAPCSLIPQFRLTHSMDIPALFLTLRLALSTTAILLVIAIPIAWWIASGSSLTRALTQAIVALPLVLPPTVLGFYLLVALGPLTAPGRLITHLLGHPLAFSFSGLLIGSLLYSFPFAVQPLVAGFTAVDRAYLEAAAGLGIPPLRRFTSIAVPLTRGSLLTAAVLTFTHTVGEFGVVLMLGGNIPGATRTLSIALYDQVQDFNYAAANRTAALLLGFALTALLVIYLLPASRRSNALRDGLA, from the coding sequence TTGAGTGAGAACTCGCGCGAAGCACGAACCGCCGTCCCTGCTCCCTGTTCCCTTATCCCTCAATTTAGACTTACCCACAGCATGGACATCCCTGCTCTCTTCCTAACGCTGCGGCTAGCACTCTCCACCACCGCGATACTCCTGGTAATTGCGATCCCGATCGCCTGGTGGATCGCCTCCGGCTCCAGCCTCACCCGCGCGCTCACGCAAGCCATCGTCGCCCTCCCATTAGTCCTTCCCCCGACTGTCCTCGGCTTCTATCTCCTCGTAGCTCTTGGGCCGCTCACCGCTCCAGGACGCCTCATCACCCACCTGCTCGGCCACCCTCTGGCCTTCAGCTTCTCCGGACTTCTCATCGGCTCGCTCCTCTACAGCTTTCCCTTCGCCGTCCAGCCGCTGGTAGCCGGATTCACCGCCGTGGACCGCGCCTACCTCGAAGCCGCAGCTGGCCTCGGCATCCCTCCGCTTCGTCGATTCACCAGCATCGCTGTTCCACTTACACGTGGCTCGCTCCTCACCGCCGCCGTCCTCACGTTCACTCATACGGTTGGTGAGTTCGGCGTCGTCCTCATGCTTGGCGGCAACATCCCCGGCGCCACCCGCACGCTTTCCATCGCCCTCTACGACCAGGTCCAGGACTTCAATTACGCCGCCGCCAACCGCACCGCCGCGCTTCTGCTCGGCTTCGCCCTTACCGCACTCCTCGTGATCTATCTGTTGCCGGCAAGTCGCCGCAGCAACGCCCTGCGAGACGGCCTTGCCTGA